In the genome of Chryseobacterium oryzae, one region contains:
- the uvrA gene encoding excinuclease ABC subunit UvrA has protein sequence MAATTEIDIKKQVFVKNAHLNNLKHIDVLIPKNKLIVITGVSGSGKSSLAFDTIYAEGQRRYVESLSSYARQFLGKLEKPKVDDIKGLAPSIAIQQKVISSNPRSTVGTSTEIYDYMKLLFARIGRTFSPVSGEEVKKDSVTDVVDFIKNSKKETPFLLTAPLVFDAENFSETLNVLKLAGFTRLEVNGNVAGIEDLESFGFVPEKEMVINLVIDRFTYEDDESFLQRLADSIQMAFYEGRGHCTLKNTETGKIKEFSNKFELDGIEFLEPNVHFFSFNNPYGACPTCEGYGKVIGIDEDLVIPNKALSVFEDAVAAWKGESMSEWKKDFIKKAKDFPIHKPYHQLTKEQKNYLWKGDAKSTFPSLNNFFKMLEENLYKIQYRVMLSRYRGKTLCPTCEGLRLREETTWVKIDGYNIQSMIELPLDELLPLINNLKLSDHDREVAKRLLYEISTRLEFLLKVGLGYLTLNRTSNTLSGGESQRINLATSLGSSLVGSIYILDEPSIGLHSRDTENLIEVLKNLRDIGNTVIVVEHDEDVMRAADYIIDIGPEAGYLGGELVFAGNFKELKNADTLTSKYLTGRLEIKVPEKRRKAKEFIHIKGARSNNLKNINVDVPLESFVVISGVSGSGKSTLMKEILTNDIQIQLGMGGKKGDYDSVEFPKKLIKHIELIDQNPIGKSSRSNPVTYLKAYDDIRDLFSKQKSAKLMGYKPKHFSFNVDGGRCDECKGEGVINVSMQFMADIELECETCKGTRFKSEILEVKFDEKNISDILHMTVDEALDFFRENKEDKIVTKLTPLQDVGLGYLQLGQSSSTLSGGEAQRVKLASFLVKGVTTDKTLFVFDEPSTGLHFNDIQKLLKSLQALIDLGHSVIVIEHQPDIMKCADHIIDIGPEAGKHGGEVVFAGTPEELAKNKISHTAKYIAEKLN, from the coding sequence ATGGCTGCAACAACAGAAATAGATATAAAAAAACAGGTTTTCGTTAAAAATGCACACCTTAACAACCTGAAACACATAGATGTTCTCATCCCGAAAAACAAACTAATTGTTATTACCGGAGTGTCTGGAAGTGGTAAATCTTCTTTGGCATTCGATACAATTTATGCCGAAGGACAAAGAAGATATGTGGAAAGCTTAAGTTCTTATGCCCGTCAGTTTTTAGGTAAGCTAGAAAAACCAAAGGTAGACGACATAAAAGGGCTTGCTCCATCCATTGCAATTCAGCAAAAGGTAATTTCTTCTAATCCTCGATCTACAGTAGGAACATCTACAGAAATCTACGATTATATGAAACTTCTATTCGCAAGAATAGGAAGAACATTTTCTCCCGTTTCCGGCGAAGAAGTAAAAAAAGATTCGGTTACAGATGTTGTAGATTTTATAAAAAATTCTAAGAAAGAAACTCCTTTTTTATTAACTGCTCCATTAGTTTTTGATGCTGAAAACTTTTCTGAAACACTCAACGTTCTTAAACTTGCCGGTTTTACAAGGCTTGAAGTGAACGGAAATGTGGCAGGAATTGAAGATCTTGAAAGTTTTGGCTTTGTCCCGGAAAAAGAAATGGTCATTAATCTGGTGATCGACCGTTTTACGTATGAAGATGATGAAAGTTTTCTTCAGAGATTGGCAGATTCTATACAAATGGCTTTTTATGAAGGAAGAGGACATTGTACCCTTAAAAATACAGAAACAGGAAAAATAAAAGAATTTTCTAATAAATTCGAACTCGACGGAATCGAATTTTTAGAGCCAAATGTTCATTTTTTCAGTTTTAATAATCCTTACGGAGCCTGCCCGACTTGCGAAGGATACGGAAAAGTAATTGGTATAGACGAAGATTTAGTTATTCCCAATAAGGCATTGTCTGTTTTTGAAGATGCTGTTGCGGCATGGAAAGGTGAAAGTATGAGCGAATGGAAAAAAGACTTTATTAAAAAAGCAAAAGATTTTCCGATTCACAAACCGTATCACCAACTTACCAAAGAGCAGAAAAACTACCTTTGGAAAGGTGATGCTAAAAGTACATTTCCTTCTTTGAACAATTTCTTCAAAATGCTAGAAGAAAATTTGTACAAAATACAGTATCGCGTCATGCTTTCGAGGTATCGTGGCAAAACTCTTTGTCCAACCTGCGAAGGCTTGCGTTTGCGTGAGGAAACTACTTGGGTGAAAATCGACGGATATAACATTCAGTCGATGATTGAACTTCCTTTGGATGAACTTTTACCGTTAATCAACAATCTCAAGCTTTCGGATCATGACCGTGAAGTTGCCAAAAGACTTTTATATGAAATCTCCACCCGACTGGAATTTTTATTAAAAGTTGGCTTAGGTTATCTTACTTTAAACCGAACTTCCAATACGCTTTCTGGAGGAGAAAGCCAGAGAATTAATTTAGCTACAAGTTTAGGAAGTTCTTTGGTAGGTTCTATTTATATTTTAGATGAGCCTTCCATTGGTTTACATTCGAGAGATACCGAAAATTTAATAGAAGTTCTTAAAAATCTTCGCGACATTGGTAACACAGTTATCGTTGTAGAGCATGATGAAGATGTGATGAGAGCGGCAGATTATATTATTGATATTGGCCCGGAAGCAGGATATTTAGGCGGAGAACTTGTTTTTGCGGGTAATTTCAAGGAACTTAAAAATGCAGATACACTTACTTCCAAGTATTTAACCGGAAGATTAGAAATTAAAGTTCCTGAAAAGCGTAGAAAAGCCAAAGAATTTATTCACATTAAAGGAGCGAGATCTAATAATCTAAAAAACATTAATGTAGATGTTCCATTAGAAAGTTTTGTGGTTATTTCCGGAGTTTCAGGGAGTGGAAAATCTACTTTAATGAAAGAAATTCTTACCAATGACATCCAAATTCAGTTGGGAATGGGTGGAAAAAAGGGTGATTACGACTCTGTGGAATTTCCAAAAAAATTAATAAAACATATTGAACTGATTGACCAAAATCCTATTGGTAAATCTTCTCGTTCTAATCCTGTAACCTATCTGAAAGCTTATGATGACATTCGCGATTTGTTTTCTAAGCAGAAAAGTGCCAAACTTATGGGCTATAAACCTAAACATTTTTCTTTCAACGTAGATGGCGGAAGATGCGACGAATGTAAAGGTGAAGGCGTTATTAATGTGTCGATGCAGTTTATGGCAGACATAGAACTGGAATGTGAAACTTGTAAAGGAACACGTTTTAAAAGCGAAATTCTTGAAGTAAAGTTTGATGAAAAAAATATTTCGGATATTCTTCACATGACGGTAGATGAAGCTTTAGATTTTTTCAGAGAAAATAAGGAAGATAAAATCGTTACTAAACTTACGCCGCTTCAGGATGTTGGTTTGGGATATCTTCAACTTGGGCAAAGTTCTTCTACACTTTCGGGAGGTGAAGCACAGCGTGTAAAACTGGCTTCATTTTTAGTAAAAGGTGTTACCACCGATAAAACTTTATTTGTGTTTGATGAACCTTCAACTGGACTTCATTTTAACGATATTCAGAAATTATTAAAATCGCTTCAGGCATTAATAGATCTGGGGCATTCTGTTATTGTGATAGAACATCAGCCTGATATTATGAAATGTGCTGATCATATTATAGATATTGGTCCGGAAGCCGGAAAACATGGTGGAGAAGTAGTTTTTGCCGGAACTCCAGAAGAGTTGGCAAAAAATAAAATATCCCATACTGCAAAATATATTGCCGAAAAACTGAATTAA
- a CDS encoding APC family permease, which produces MQKKLKLWDAIMLVMGSMIGSGIFIVSADMMRNLGSGYWLIIVWIITGIMTVAAAISYGELSSIFPKAGGQYTYLTEIFGKKMGFLYGWGLFTVIQTGTIAAVAMAFGKFTAYLVPWLNYSDPIFQSGEFQITYIQILAIFVILLLTYINTRGVESGKLLQNLFTGSKILALLGLIALGFILVDFSHLAENFSFGTDAFNNLNKDSKGNFLKTGWESISGMALLGGIAAAMVGSVFSSVAWESVTFVSGEIENPKKNVVKAMILGTSAVMLLYIAVNFVYLNALDRDSIAFAANERVAVTASQSIFGNAGTIIIAVLVMISTFGCNNGLILAGARVFQTMAKDGLFFKSAIKNNKNQVPENALWMQGIWASVLCLSGQYGNLLDMISFVIVLFYMITVFGVIYLRIKKPDLERPYKTWLYPITPFVYLFIGTCFCVLLLIYKQQYTWPGFLMVLIGLPVYYLINRKK; this is translated from the coding sequence GCTCCATGATCGGAAGCGGAATTTTTATTGTAAGTGCAGATATGATGAGAAATCTCGGATCGGGTTACTGGCTAATCATTGTTTGGATTATTACAGGAATTATGACGGTTGCAGCTGCGATAAGCTATGGCGAATTGTCGTCTATTTTTCCAAAAGCAGGCGGACAGTACACTTATCTTACAGAAATTTTTGGAAAGAAAATGGGTTTCCTATACGGATGGGGACTTTTTACGGTTATCCAAACCGGTACTATTGCTGCTGTTGCAATGGCATTCGGGAAGTTTACGGCTTATTTAGTTCCTTGGCTTAATTATTCAGATCCTATTTTTCAAAGTGGTGAATTTCAGATTACTTATATTCAGATTTTGGCAATTTTTGTTATTTTATTGCTTACTTACATTAATACAAGAGGAGTAGAAAGCGGAAAACTTTTACAGAATTTATTTACGGGATCAAAAATTCTTGCTTTATTAGGTCTTATTGCTTTAGGATTTATTTTGGTAGATTTTTCTCATTTGGCAGAAAATTTTAGTTTCGGAACAGATGCATTCAATAATTTAAATAAAGATTCCAAAGGAAATTTTCTTAAAACAGGTTGGGAATCTATATCGGGAATGGCTTTACTGGGCGGAATTGCTGCTGCAATGGTAGGTTCGGTTTTCAGTTCTGTGGCGTGGGAAAGTGTAACTTTTGTTTCGGGAGAAATTGAGAATCCTAAAAAAAATGTCGTAAAAGCTATGATTTTAGGAACTTCTGCGGTAATGCTACTTTATATTGCTGTTAATTTTGTGTATCTTAATGCATTAGACCGCGATTCTATTGCTTTTGCTGCCAATGAACGAGTTGCAGTAACAGCTTCGCAAAGTATTTTTGGAAATGCCGGAACCATTATTATCGCTGTTTTGGTGATGATTTCTACTTTTGGATGTAATAACGGACTTATATTGGCTGGAGCAAGGGTTTTTCAGACAATGGCAAAAGACGGACTGTTCTTTAAATCGGCTATTAAAAATAACAAAAATCAGGTTCCTGAAAATGCACTTTGGATGCAGGGAATTTGGGCATCGGTTTTATGCTTGAGCGGTCAGTACGGAAATCTTTTAGACATGATTTCTTTCGTTATAGTTCTGTTTTATATGATTACCGTATTTGGAGTTATTTATCTGAGAATTAAAAAACCGGATCTTGAAAGACCTTATAAAACTTGGTTATATCCGATAACACCATTTGTATATTTATTTATAGGAACATGTTTCTGCGTTTTGCTTCTTATTTACAAACAGCAATATACTTGGCCAGGATTTTTAATGGTTTTAATTGGATTACCGGTATATTATTTAATCAATAGAAAGAAATAA